A genomic window from Streptomyces sp. NBC_01429 includes:
- a CDS encoding LysR family transcriptional regulator — protein MPDVPPTFPDLDLRLVRCFTVVAEHRHFGRAADALHTTQPSLSRQIRRLERQMSACLLDRSPRGTELTEAGEAFLPLARTLLESAARAMTHAWAAAQPKRITVGYTTNLIVTPAVVELRRRNPDTEVRAVHLPWNQPREALLDGRADVVVTRLPLRTEGLQVTVLREESRILVVPLGHPLADRDFVTLDDIADEPMPRVPDPGWNAFWRIDPRPGGRPAPDGPLVEDVEDKIEHIAAGQAVAIVPAGEYLNRLRPGLTTVPLKGVTPSHVVLVTRAGDHNQLVRAFRELAGHHLALPPGDRPTVSGSTPTRSPL, from the coding sequence ATGCCCGACGTGCCACCGACATTCCCCGACCTGGATCTGAGACTGGTCCGCTGTTTCACCGTCGTCGCCGAGCACCGTCACTTCGGTCGCGCCGCCGACGCCCTGCACACCACTCAGCCCTCACTGAGCCGCCAGATCCGGCGTCTTGAGCGGCAGATGAGCGCCTGCTTGCTCGACCGTTCCCCGCGAGGCACCGAGCTGACCGAGGCCGGTGAGGCCTTCCTCCCGCTTGCCCGGACCCTGCTGGAATCCGCCGCCCGGGCTATGACACACGCCTGGGCCGCCGCCCAGCCCAAGCGCATCACCGTCGGCTACACCACCAACCTCATCGTCACTCCGGCCGTCGTCGAACTGCGTCGCCGCAACCCGGACACGGAGGTACGCGCCGTGCACCTGCCGTGGAACCAACCGCGCGAGGCACTGCTCGACGGCCGGGCGGACGTGGTGGTGACCCGGCTGCCACTGCGCACCGAGGGCCTCCAGGTCACTGTCCTGCGCGAGGAGTCCCGGATCCTCGTGGTTCCCCTCGGCCACCCCCTGGCCGACCGGGACTTCGTGACTCTCGACGACATAGCCGACGAACCCATGCCCCGGGTGCCCGACCCGGGCTGGAACGCCTTCTGGCGCATCGATCCTCGGCCCGGCGGACGTCCCGCACCTGACGGTCCGCTCGTCGAGGACGTCGAGGACAAGATCGAGCACATCGCCGCCGGGCAGGCCGTCGCGATCGTCCCCGCCGGCGAGTACCTCAACCGCCTGCGCCCCGGGCTCACCACTGTTCCCCTGAAGGGCGTCACGCCCAGTCACGTTGTCCTGGTTACCCGCGCCGGCGACCACAACCAGTTGGTGAGGGCATTTCGGGAACTCGCAGGACACCACCTGGCCCTACCACCAGGGGACCGGCCGACGGTGAGCGGATCGACCCCGACCAGATCTCCTTTGTGA
- a CDS encoding LacI family DNA-binding transcriptional regulator, with translation MAKVTRDDVARLAGTSTAVVSYVINNGPRPVAPATRERVVAAIKELGYRPDRVAQAMASRRTDLIGMVVPDARQPFFAEMAHAVEQAAAERGKMVLVGNSDYRDEREVHYLRAFLGMRVSGLILVSQGPSERAAAEIDAWDARVVLLHERPENIDDVAVITDDIGGAQLATRHLLEHGHPYVACLGGVESTPAVGDPVADHVEGWRRAMLESGRSVEGRLFQAPYNRYDAYLIALELLAGPDRPPAIFCSTDDQAIGVLRAARELRIDVPGELAVAGFDDVKEAGLTDPPLTTISSDRPAMARAAVDLVLDEGLRIAGSRRERVKQFPSALILRRSCGCA, from the coding sequence GTGGCCAAGGTGACGCGGGATGATGTGGCACGACTGGCGGGTACGTCGACTGCGGTCGTCAGCTACGTCATCAACAACGGACCCCGGCCGGTCGCCCCGGCCACGCGCGAGCGGGTGGTCGCCGCGATCAAGGAGCTGGGCTACCGCCCGGACCGGGTCGCCCAGGCGATGGCCTCGCGGCGGACCGACCTCATAGGGATGGTCGTGCCCGACGCCCGGCAGCCCTTCTTCGCGGAGATGGCGCACGCCGTGGAGCAGGCCGCGGCCGAGCGCGGGAAAATGGTCCTCGTCGGGAACTCCGACTACCGGGACGAGCGCGAGGTCCACTATCTGCGTGCCTTCCTCGGCATGCGGGTCTCCGGGCTGATCCTGGTCAGCCAGGGTCCGAGCGAGCGCGCGGCCGCCGAGATCGACGCCTGGGACGCCCGGGTGGTGCTGCTGCACGAGCGGCCGGAGAACATCGACGACGTCGCCGTCATCACGGACGACATCGGCGGCGCCCAGCTCGCCACCCGCCATCTGCTGGAGCACGGCCATCCCTATGTGGCCTGCCTCGGCGGCGTCGAGTCGACCCCGGCCGTCGGCGACCCGGTGGCCGACCACGTCGAGGGCTGGCGGCGGGCGATGCTGGAGTCCGGGCGTTCGGTGGAGGGCCGCCTCTTCCAGGCCCCGTACAACCGTTACGACGCCTACCTCATCGCGCTCGAACTGCTCGCGGGCCCCGACCGCCCCCCGGCCATCTTCTGCTCCACCGACGACCAGGCCATCGGCGTCCTGCGCGCCGCCCGCGAGCTGCGCATCGACGTGCCGGGCGAGCTGGCGGTCGCCGGCTTCGACGACGTCAAGGAGGCCGGTCTCACCGACCCGCCACTGACGACGATCTCCTCCGACCGCCCCGCGATGGCCCGCGCCGCGGTGGACCTGGTCCTGGACGAGGGCCTGCGCATCGCGGGCTCCCGCAGGGAACGCGTGAAGCAGTTCCCCTCGGCCCTGATCCTCCGCCGCTCCTGCGGCTGCGCGTAA
- a CDS encoding SDR family oxidoreductase — protein sequence MSSPAVLITGGTSGIGKATAELLHQRGYRVMVTGQNPDTLAAARKELPEDVVVLRADSRSVSDTDRLASEVRTRFGSLDALFLNAGINRAAPLEAVDEATYDDVFAINTKGQFFTLQRTLPLLRDGASVIFTVGIGAIRGIPGGSLTAASRGALLTMVPSLAIELAPRRIRVNAVSPGAIETPIWSKSGLSPEELSAVAENMAVRIPFGRMGSAREVAETVAFLASDASGYVTGQNITVGGGSGIAA from the coding sequence ATGTCCTCACCTGCCGTCCTGATCACCGGAGGTACCAGCGGAATCGGCAAGGCGACGGCCGAACTGCTGCATCAGCGGGGGTACCGGGTGATGGTCACCGGACAGAACCCGGACACCCTCGCGGCCGCGAGGAAGGAGCTGCCCGAAGATGTCGTCGTACTCCGGGCGGACTCGCGCTCAGTGTCCGACACCGACCGCCTCGCGTCCGAGGTCCGCACGCGCTTCGGCTCACTCGACGCCCTTTTCCTCAATGCCGGGATCAATCGTGCCGCGCCGCTGGAGGCGGTCGACGAGGCAACCTACGACGACGTGTTCGCGATCAATACGAAAGGGCAGTTCTTCACGCTCCAGCGGACACTGCCGTTGCTCCGTGACGGTGCCTCGGTGATCTTCACCGTGGGTATCGGCGCGATCCGTGGTATCCCCGGCGGGAGCCTCACCGCCGCCAGCAGAGGGGCCCTGCTGACGATGGTCCCCTCATTGGCCATCGAACTGGCTCCCCGGCGCATACGCGTCAACGCGGTGAGCCCGGGAGCCATCGAAACCCCGATCTGGTCGAAGTCGGGCCTCTCTCCGGAGGAACTCTCGGCGGTCGCCGAAAACATGGCCGTCCGCATCCCCTTCGGACGTATGGGTTCAGCCCGCGAGGTCGCCGAAACCGTGGCATTTCTCGCCTCCGACGCCTCCGGCTATGTGACTGGCCAGAACATCACCGTCGGCGGAGGCAGCGGAATCGCGGCCTGA
- a CDS encoding amidohydrolase family protein, whose amino-acid sequence MDIIDAQLHLPRPWSQWAHGDESYPHLLSEVVLAQMDAAGVDAAVLVSHPDVAPVEWCKAAVARHPDRLATVLTLDETSPDIAGQVARAREEPGVLGLRVNIAFPPAAVERLRAGAYEKLLTAAEQHRMPVCFLASGVLSDVAPVAHAHPELPLVIDHMGLNQPPFAPADEPPWRDLGQLLSLAELPNVFVKLSGAPTLSTRTYPYPDVWPHLLQILDAFGTDRCMWATDQHRVFGRLHGFDPVPRYPGYHSYAQGLHYLLDQPELSKSERTALFGGTTRRIMGWPPAQSPAAESRRLAN is encoded by the coding sequence ATGGACATCATCGACGCACAATTGCATCTGCCACGGCCCTGGTCGCAGTGGGCACACGGCGACGAGTCGTACCCGCACCTGCTGTCCGAGGTCGTCCTCGCACAGATGGACGCGGCAGGCGTGGACGCGGCCGTCCTCGTCAGCCACCCGGACGTCGCTCCCGTCGAGTGGTGCAAGGCCGCGGTTGCCCGGCACCCCGATCGTCTCGCCACCGTGCTGACGCTCGACGAGACCTCGCCCGACATCGCCGGGCAGGTGGCCCGCGCACGAGAGGAACCGGGCGTTCTGGGACTTCGGGTCAACATCGCTTTCCCCCCCGCTGCCGTTGAGCGCCTGCGAGCCGGGGCCTACGAGAAGCTGCTGACCGCCGCCGAACAGCACCGGATGCCGGTCTGCTTCCTGGCCTCGGGTGTTCTGTCCGACGTTGCGCCAGTGGCACACGCACACCCTGAACTCCCTTTGGTGATCGACCACATGGGGCTGAACCAGCCGCCCTTCGCACCGGCCGACGAGCCACCGTGGCGTGACCTCGGCCAGCTACTGTCCCTCGCCGAACTACCGAACGTCTTCGTCAAACTCTCGGGCGCCCCGACACTGTCCACCCGGACGTACCCGTATCCGGACGTCTGGCCCCATCTGCTGCAGATCCTCGACGCGTTCGGCACCGACCGATGCATGTGGGCGACCGATCAGCACCGGGTCTTCGGTCGGCTGCACGGCTTCGATCCCGTACCGAGGTACCCGGGCTACCACTCCTACGCCCAAGGTCTGCACTACCTGCTCGACCAGCCCGAGCTGTCCAAGTCGGAGAGGACCGCGCTGTTCGGCGGCACCACACGCCGGATCATGGGATGGCCACCCGCACAGTCTCCTGCTGCCGAATCCCGTCGCCTGGCAAACTGA